The Streptomonospora litoralis genome window below encodes:
- a CDS encoding AMP-dependent synthetase/ligase encodes MTTSIAEPAQADLPAHGGLADTLFGRAERHPDAPMLSRQENGRWQDIPAAAVRDDVVALAKGLIARGVHPGDRVGLLSGNRYEWTLLDYAIWTAGAVSVPVYPSSSAEQISLILGDSGAVACVVDDTSHAAAVEGLRGGPGGPESLEHVWCFDTGALDELRSAGAGVPHSAVEERRAGVDPADPATIVYTSGTTGTPKGCVLTHANFLAEIRAVVTALPVLFEPAPDGAQPSTLLFLPLAHVFGRMVQVGVIHAGARLGHTDSVGSLIDDLGSFRPTFLLAVPYVFEKIHATARKGTGGLRRRIFDAATETAVAYSRARDSRGPGPVLRLRRAVLDRLVYRKLTDALGGRCTRVISGGGALDTRLLHFYRGIGLEVYEGYGLTETTAAVLANTPGHVRPGTVGGPLPGVEVRLAEDGEVLLRGGPVFTRYWNRPEATADAFVDGWFATGDLGEIDGDGYVSITGRKKEILVTAGGKNVVPVPIEERVCADPLIEQCMLVGDGRSFVTALITLEPDELARYKERSGYASGEPHDLDADPALRARVQEAVDSANAAVSRAESIRAFRILPEQFSVEDETLTPTLKLRRSRIADRYSSSIEEMYAKR; translated from the coding sequence GTGACGACGAGCATCGCCGAACCCGCGCAGGCCGACCTTCCCGCACACGGCGGATTGGCCGACACCCTCTTCGGGCGCGCCGAACGCCACCCCGACGCGCCCATGCTCAGCCGGCAGGAGAACGGCCGCTGGCAGGACATCCCGGCCGCAGCGGTGCGCGACGACGTCGTGGCGCTGGCCAAGGGGCTGATCGCCCGCGGCGTGCACCCCGGCGACCGGGTGGGGCTGCTGTCGGGCAACCGCTACGAGTGGACGCTGCTGGACTACGCGATCTGGACGGCCGGCGCCGTCTCCGTGCCCGTCTACCCCTCGTCCTCGGCCGAGCAGATCTCGCTCATCCTCGGCGACTCCGGCGCTGTGGCCTGCGTCGTCGACGACACCTCGCACGCCGCGGCGGTCGAAGGCCTGCGCGGCGGCCCCGGCGGCCCCGAAAGCCTGGAGCACGTCTGGTGCTTCGACACCGGCGCCCTCGACGAGCTGCGCTCAGCCGGTGCCGGGGTGCCCCACAGCGCGGTCGAGGAGCGCCGCGCCGGCGTCGACCCCGCCGACCCGGCCACCATCGTCTACACCTCGGGCACCACCGGAACGCCCAAGGGATGCGTGCTCACCCACGCCAACTTCCTGGCCGAGATCCGCGCGGTCGTCACCGCGCTGCCGGTGCTGTTCGAACCCGCTCCCGACGGCGCGCAGCCCTCCACACTGCTGTTCCTGCCGCTCGCCCACGTCTTCGGACGCATGGTCCAGGTCGGCGTCATCCACGCCGGGGCCCGCCTCGGCCACACCGACAGCGTCGGCTCGCTCATCGACGATCTGGGATCGTTCCGGCCCACCTTCCTGCTCGCGGTGCCCTACGTCTTCGAGAAGATCCACGCCACCGCCCGCAAGGGCACCGGCGGCCTGCGCCGGCGCATCTTCGACGCCGCCACCGAGACCGCCGTCGCCTACAGCCGAGCCCGCGACAGCCGGGGGCCGGGGCCCGTGCTGCGGCTGCGCCGCGCCGTGCTGGACCGGCTCGTCTACCGCAAGCTGACGGATGCCCTGGGCGGCCGCTGCACCCGCGTGATCTCGGGCGGCGGGGCCCTGGACACGCGGTTGCTGCACTTCTACCGCGGTATCGGACTGGAGGTCTACGAGGGCTACGGGCTGACCGAAACCACCGCAGCCGTACTGGCGAACACTCCCGGACACGTCCGGCCCGGAACCGTGGGCGGCCCGCTGCCCGGGGTCGAGGTGCGCCTGGCCGAGGACGGCGAGGTGCTGCTCCGGGGCGGGCCCGTCTTCACGCGCTACTGGAACCGCCCCGAGGCCACCGCGGACGCGTTCGTCGACGGCTGGTTCGCCACGGGCGACCTCGGCGAGATCGACGGCGACGGCTACGTCAGCATCACCGGCCGCAAGAAGGAGATCCTGGTCACCGCCGGCGGCAAGAACGTCGTCCCCGTGCCGATCGAGGAGCGCGTCTGCGCCGACCCGCTGATCGAGCAGTGCATGCTGGTCGGCGACGGCCGCTCCTTCGTCACCGCGCTGATCACCCTGGAGCCCGACGAGCTCGCCCGGTACAAGGAGCGCAGCGGCTACGCCTCCGGTGAGCCGCACGACCTCGACGCCGATCCGGCGCTTCGCGCGCGGGTGCAGGAGGCGGTCGACTCCGCCAACGCGGCTGTGTCGCGCGCCGAGTCCATCCGCGCCTTCCGCATCCTGCCCGAGCAGTTCAGCGTGGAGGACGAGACGCTCACACCGACGCTGAAACTCCGCCGTTCCCGCATCGCCGACCGCTACAGCTCATCGATCGAGGAGATGTACGCGAAGCGCTGA
- a CDS encoding peroxidase family protein, whose amino-acid sequence MKSTVETTEVPEQRTGPATAQHRSAPRRGRGHGAGLRGLGHVPESPLYEGRFGRMFRRLPPLALGEDEITALAERMVERSPGDPGLDNPRIPSGYTFLGQFIDHDITHDPTPLQVGRRDPDALTNFRSPFFDLDSVYGRGPADQPYLYDDEKPGHFLVPERDGQYDLQRNAQGSAIIPDPRNDENLFVTHLQLTLQLFHNEVLDALPELPESARLGEEDDFAAAQGIVRRHYQWVVIHDFLRRIVGEETFRDVLRSAQPTARGRGVERPDLRYYRWRNNPFMPVEFSVAAYRFGHSLIRARYKLNTSVPQLPIFTADPVSESDPLSHLGGFRALPEGWQIEWRRFFPLGADGGGPESARAIDPFLAPPLMELPEEAAEGVASLARRNLTRGVSLGLPSGQSVACAMGVEPLADADLGLPRPGPAPLWYYILREAEVVAEGRHLGPVGGRIVAEVFLGLLAADPASYLSRDPGWKPTLESAEDGDFTMSDLIRFTGFGLGEV is encoded by the coding sequence ATGAAGTCGACCGTCGAGACAACCGAGGTACCCGAGCAGCGCACCGGACCGGCGACCGCGCAGCACCGGAGCGCGCCCCGGCGCGGCCGGGGCCACGGCGCCGGCCTGCGCGGGCTCGGCCACGTGCCCGAGTCACCGCTGTACGAAGGCCGGTTCGGCCGCATGTTCCGCCGCCTGCCCCCGCTCGCCCTCGGCGAGGACGAGATCACCGCCCTCGCCGAGCGCATGGTCGAGCGCAGCCCGGGAGACCCGGGGCTGGACAATCCGCGCATCCCGAGCGGATACACCTTCCTCGGGCAGTTCATCGACCACGACATCACCCACGATCCGACGCCGCTGCAGGTCGGCCGCCGCGATCCGGACGCGCTTACCAATTTCCGCTCGCCGTTCTTCGACCTGGACTCCGTCTACGGGCGCGGCCCCGCCGACCAGCCCTACCTCTACGACGACGAGAAGCCGGGACACTTCCTCGTGCCGGAGCGCGACGGCCAGTACGACCTGCAGCGCAACGCCCAGGGCTCGGCGATCATCCCCGATCCGCGCAACGACGAGAACCTGTTCGTCACCCATCTTCAGCTGACGCTGCAGCTGTTCCACAACGAGGTGCTGGACGCACTGCCTGAGCTTCCGGAATCCGCGCGGCTCGGTGAGGAGGACGATTTCGCGGCGGCTCAGGGCATCGTGCGCCGGCACTACCAGTGGGTGGTGATCCACGACTTCCTGCGGCGGATCGTCGGCGAGGAGACCTTCCGCGACGTCCTGCGCAGCGCGCAGCCCACCGCGCGGGGCCGCGGCGTCGAACGGCCCGACCTGCGCTACTACCGCTGGCGCAACAACCCGTTCATGCCGGTGGAGTTCTCCGTGGCGGCCTACCGGTTCGGGCACTCGCTGATCCGGGCGCGTTACAAGCTGAACACGTCGGTCCCGCAACTGCCGATCTTCACCGCCGATCCCGTCTCCGAGAGCGACCCGCTCTCCCACCTGGGCGGCTTCCGCGCGCTGCCGGAGGGCTGGCAGATCGAGTGGCGCCGGTTCTTCCCGCTCGGCGCGGACGGCGGCGGACCGGAGTCCGCGCGGGCGATCGACCCGTTCCTCGCGCCGCCGCTGATGGAGCTGCCGGAGGAGGCGGCCGAGGGCGTGGCGTCGCTGGCCCGGCGCAACCTCACCCGCGGCGTGAGCCTGGGGCTGCCCTCGGGGCAGTCGGTGGCCTGCGCGATGGGTGTGGAGCCGCTCGCCGACGCCGACCTGGGTTTGCCCCGGCCGGGACCCGCTCCGCTGTGGTACTACATCCTGCGCGAGGCCGAGGTCGTCGCCGAGGGGCGCCATCTGGGCCCCGTCGGCGGGCGCATCGTCGCCGAGGTGTTCCTCGGCCTGCTCGCCGCCGACCCGGCCTCGTACCTGAGCAGGGACCCGGGCTGGAAGCCGACGCTGGAGAGCGCCGAGGACGGCGACTTCACCATGTCCGACCTGATCCGCTTCACCGGATTCGGCCTCGGCGAGGTCTGA
- a CDS encoding chorismate mutase: MADSPARVHELRNRIDVLDARLAGLLEDRARLAADVQRLKPVGGFAGRDAERERALVTAMAEHAPRLGGDRLARIMAAVIETGLEAAEEELRNAAG; the protein is encoded by the coding sequence ATGGCCGATTCGCCCGCCCGCGTCCACGAGCTCCGCAACCGTATCGACGTGCTCGACGCCCGGCTCGCCGGGCTGCTGGAGGACCGCGCCCGGCTCGCCGCCGACGTGCAGCGCCTCAAGCCGGTCGGCGGCTTCGCCGGGCGCGATGCCGAGCGCGAGCGGGCCCTGGTCACCGCCATGGCCGAGCACGCGCCGCGGCTGGGCGGCGACCGGCTCGCGCGCATCATGGCCGCGGTGATCGAAACCGGCCTGGAGGCCGCGGAGGAGGAACTGCGCAACGCCGCGGGTTAG
- the ligD gene encoding non-homologous end-joining DNA ligase encodes MSASPTSLKAGRHTVDLGKPDKELFGQGGVTKRELAEHYRAVAPLMLPHVRNRPLALHRFPDGVFAEGGTEGFFQKQLPAHAPDFIGGVEVPREQGGSVTMAVCDDTASLLWLADQAVITPHPWLSRADSLEHPDRIIVDLDPAGDDFGLVREAAHDIRAALDEVDLVGFVMTTGSRGLHVTSPIRPDEHFDEVRSFARRLADVVAARRPDTYTTEFRKDKRRGRLFLDVMRNAYAQHAVAPYAVRALAEAPVAVPLSWDELDGVGSARAWTVRTLGDRLQRLDEADGDPWKGMARRARSPRKAAERLAKLERRES; translated from the coding sequence ATGAGCGCCTCGCCGACGTCGTTGAAGGCCGGGCGCCACACGGTGGACCTGGGCAAGCCCGACAAGGAGCTGTTCGGACAGGGTGGAGTCACCAAGCGGGAACTGGCCGAGCACTACCGCGCCGTGGCGCCCCTGATGCTGCCGCACGTGCGCAACCGGCCGCTGGCCCTGCACCGCTTCCCCGACGGCGTCTTCGCCGAGGGCGGCACGGAGGGGTTCTTCCAGAAGCAGCTGCCCGCCCACGCCCCCGACTTCATCGGCGGGGTCGAGGTCCCGCGCGAGCAGGGCGGCAGCGTCACCATGGCGGTCTGCGACGACACCGCGAGCCTGCTGTGGCTGGCCGACCAGGCCGTCATCACCCCGCACCCCTGGCTCAGCCGCGCCGACAGCTTGGAGCACCCCGACCGCATCATCGTCGACCTCGATCCCGCCGGCGACGACTTCGGGCTGGTCCGCGAGGCCGCGCACGACATCCGCGCCGCGCTGGACGAGGTGGACCTGGTCGGCTTCGTGATGACCACGGGATCGCGCGGACTGCACGTGACGTCGCCGATCCGCCCCGACGAGCACTTCGACGAGGTGCGTTCGTTCGCCCGGCGCCTCGCCGACGTCGTCGCCGCGCGCAGGCCCGACACCTATACGACCGAGTTCCGCAAGGACAAGCGCCGCGGACGGCTGTTCCTGGACGTCATGCGCAACGCCTACGCCCAGCACGCCGTGGCGCCCTACGCGGTGCGCGCGCTGGCCGAGGCGCCGGTGGCCGTCCCGCTGTCCTGGGACGAGCTGGACGGGGTCGGCTCGGCTCGGGCGTGGACGGTGCGCACGCTGGGCGACCGGCTGCAGCGGCTGGACGAGGCGGACGGCGACCCGTGGAAGGGCATGGCCCGCCGGGCCCGCTCGCCGCGCAAGGCGGCGGAGCGCCTGGCGAAGCTGGAGCGGCGGGAGTCCTAG
- a CDS encoding DNA polymerase ligase N-terminal domain-containing protein: MNRSDKPGSRTSETTSSGGADSALSEYRRRRDFARTAEPEGAAGGREREEALFVIQHHVARREHYDLRLEVDGVLKSWAVPKGPSTDPRDKRLAVPTEDHPIDYADFEGSIAAGEYGGGTVLVWDTGTYVGTTSKQGRPMSMAEGLEHGHVSFELHGEKLTGRYALNRFRSGGDGDEEAWLLVKERDSAADARRNPVSTQPRSVRTDREIGDVAEDEGRTLKGRPRDGEDR, encoded by the coding sequence ATGAACCGGTCCGACAAGCCCGGCTCCCGCACGTCGGAAACCACCTCTTCCGGCGGCGCCGACTCCGCGCTCTCGGAGTACCGCCGCCGGCGCGACTTCGCCCGCACCGCGGAGCCCGAAGGCGCCGCGGGCGGTCGGGAGCGCGAGGAGGCGCTGTTCGTCATCCAGCACCACGTCGCCCGGCGCGAGCACTACGACCTGCGCCTGGAGGTCGACGGGGTGCTGAAGTCGTGGGCCGTACCGAAAGGCCCCTCCACCGACCCGCGCGACAAGCGGCTCGCGGTGCCCACCGAGGACCATCCGATCGACTACGCCGACTTCGAAGGCTCCATCGCCGCGGGCGAGTACGGCGGCGGCACGGTGCTCGTCTGGGACACCGGCACCTACGTCGGCACCACCTCGAAGCAGGGGCGGCCGATGAGCATGGCCGAGGGCCTGGAACACGGACACGTCTCCTTCGAACTGCACGGCGAGAAGCTCACCGGTCGCTACGCGCTCAACCGCTTCCGCTCCGGCGGGGACGGCGACGAGGAGGCGTGGCTGCTGGTCAAGGAGCGCGACTCCGCCGCCGACGCCCGCCGCAATCCGGTCTCCACCCAGCCCCGGTCGGTGCGCACCGACCGGGAGATCGGCGACGTCGCCGAGGACGAAGGCCGCACGCTCAAGGGGCGCCCCCGCGACGGGGAGGACCGATGA
- a CDS encoding endonuclease/exonuclease/phosphatase family protein, with protein MPRPRPRALLALSTALVCALTAAPAAAYADSGHGRGHHHDRDHGFGSVRFATFNASLNRSAQGELVEDLSGPGDEQAQAAAEVIQRARPDVLLVNEFDYDERGRAAELFQRNYLSLPQDGAEPIRYRYRYTAPSNTGVATGLDLNNDGKAVTEPGTPGYGDDAYGFGMFPGQYGMVVYSRYPIDREAARTFQTFRWADMPGNMLPTDPATGEPFYSEEERKVLRLSSKSHWDVPVRIGRGRPVHLLASHPTPPGFDGPEERNVARNHDENRFFADYVSPRRSRYIYDDAGRRGGLHPGAKFVIAGDLNADPEDGDGHPRATRQLLQARRVQGHLTPASEGAPQAAATQGGANAEHIGDPAYDTADFGDVPGPGNLRVDYVLPSRGLPVRETGVFWPAEGRPGAAAAAQASDHRLVWLDVRRFR; from the coding sequence ATGCCCCGTCCGCGTCCCCGCGCGCTCCTCGCCCTGTCGACGGCGCTGGTCTGCGCGCTGACCGCCGCTCCAGCCGCCGCCTACGCCGACTCCGGCCACGGTCGCGGCCACCACCACGACCGCGACCACGGCTTCGGCTCCGTGCGCTTCGCGACGTTCAACGCCTCGCTGAACAGGTCCGCCCAGGGCGAACTCGTCGAGGACCTCTCCGGCCCCGGCGACGAGCAGGCGCAAGCGGCCGCCGAGGTCATCCAGCGCGCGCGTCCCGATGTGCTGCTGGTCAACGAGTTCGACTACGACGAGCGGGGCCGCGCCGCCGAGCTGTTCCAGCGCAACTACCTCTCCCTCCCCCAGGACGGCGCCGAGCCGATCCGCTACCGGTACCGCTACACCGCCCCCAGCAACACCGGCGTTGCCACCGGGCTGGACCTCAACAACGACGGCAAGGCGGTCACCGAGCCCGGAACCCCCGGCTACGGCGACGACGCCTACGGGTTCGGCATGTTCCCCGGCCAGTACGGCATGGTGGTCTACTCGCGGTACCCGATCGACCGCGAGGCCGCGCGCACCTTCCAGACTTTCCGCTGGGCCGACATGCCCGGCAACATGCTGCCCACCGACCCCGCGACCGGCGAGCCCTTCTACTCCGAGGAGGAGCGCAAGGTGCTGCGGCTGTCCTCCAAGAGCCACTGGGACGTGCCCGTCCGCATCGGCCGCGGCAGGCCCGTGCACCTGCTGGCCTCCCACCCCACTCCGCCCGGCTTCGACGGCCCTGAAGAGCGCAACGTCGCCCGCAACCACGACGAGAACCGGTTCTTCGCCGACTACGTGTCGCCGCGCCGCAGCCGCTACATCTACGACGACGCGGGCCGCCGCGGCGGGCTGCACCCCGGCGCGAAGTTCGTGATCGCCGGCGATCTCAACGCCGACCCCGAGGACGGCGACGGCCACCCGCGCGCCACCCGCCAACTGCTCCAGGCGCGCCGCGTGCAGGGCCATCTCACGCCCGCCAGCGAGGGCGCGCCGCAGGCCGCCGCGACCCAGGGCGGCGCGAACGCCGAGCACATCGGCGATCCCGCCTACGACACGGCCGACTTCGGCGACGTCCCCGGCCCCGGCAACCTCCGCGTGGACTACGTGCTGCCCTCCCGCGGCCTCCCGGTGCGCGAGACCGGCGTGTTCTGGCCCGCCGAGGGGCGCCCGGGCGCCGCGGCCGCCGCGCAGGCCTCCGACCACCGCCTGGTCTGGCTCGACGTCCGCCGCTTCCGCTGA
- a CDS encoding DinB family protein encodes MLTAWLDWHRSTVWEKCAGLDAGLARAAPLPTSPLVSVGGVVAHLRWVEHAWFEVCLRGGPDEGPYTADDPDAEWRLGGRRPLPELLAEYAEQCERSRAITARMELGGAGRLPGRQAVTLRWVLVHMIEETARHNGHLDILRELADGTRGE; translated from the coding sequence ATGCTCACGGCCTGGCTCGACTGGCACCGCTCAACGGTATGGGAAAAGTGCGCCGGGCTGGACGCGGGCCTCGCTCGTGCCGCCCCGCTGCCGACCTCTCCGCTGGTGTCGGTCGGCGGCGTCGTCGCGCACCTGCGCTGGGTGGAGCACGCCTGGTTCGAGGTGTGCCTGCGGGGCGGGCCCGACGAGGGGCCCTATACCGCCGACGATCCCGACGCGGAGTGGCGGCTGGGCGGCCGGCGGCCGCTGCCGGAGCTGCTGGCCGAGTACGCCGAGCAGTGCGAGCGCTCGCGCGCGATCACCGCCCGGATGGAGTTGGGGGGTGCGGGCCGGCTGCCGGGGCGCCAGGCGGTCACGCTGCGCTGGGTCCTGGTGCACATGATCGAGGAGACCGCCCGGCACAACGGGCACCTGGACATCCTGCGCGAACTCGCCGACGGCACGCGGGGCGAGTGA
- a CDS encoding TIGR04222 domain-containing membrane protein → MVAGIVLALTLGHLAVAACYLGTRWAYARIRRRGPQRPPVGPEDLDSFELAMLAGGRQRMGEVALAELYLSGRAVARGHGMVARPQQAEEQAARLSRAPFARLLDARLGSARPIAADQLVRLAAKADPATAVLWRLRRLGLFLTPERLARVAAVRAAAWVLHTLFGAAAVPAGGAAVLWAMIPEGERVDAVPLVFAGVLIVYPSLVYAAERLIGGMLGAVAVAAAATAAAIPAVAQPRVAAAGLALMACWGLVHSLYHLSGGKLGPRTAAGDAVLAEAHARPGGGGPTAEALRSSALLGFRALRRGRHLPVIDLDDPDCAEFAAVRSFAAACGTGVGRPNSGLGGNFGGDGGSGDWRGEGTASTAIRRRPGDGTGGTGGPSGPQAAA, encoded by the coding sequence ATGGTCGCCGGGATCGTGTTGGCGCTAACCCTGGGCCACCTGGCCGTCGCCGCCTGCTACCTCGGCACCCGCTGGGCCTATGCGCGCATCCGCCGGCGCGGTCCGCAGCGTCCGCCCGTGGGTCCCGAGGATCTGGACTCCTTCGAACTGGCCATGCTCGCCGGCGGTCGCCAGCGCATGGGCGAGGTCGCGCTGGCCGAGCTGTACCTGAGCGGGCGCGCCGTGGCGCGGGGCCACGGCATGGTGGCCCGCCCCCAGCAGGCCGAGGAGCAGGCCGCCCGGCTCTCGCGCGCACCCTTCGCCCGCCTGCTGGACGCCCGCCTGGGCTCCGCCCGCCCGATCGCGGCCGACCAGCTGGTGCGCCTGGCCGCCAAAGCCGACCCCGCGACCGCCGTGCTGTGGCGGCTGCGCCGGCTGGGCCTGTTCCTCACTCCCGAGCGGCTGGCGCGGGTGGCTGCGGTGCGCGCCGCCGCCTGGGTGCTGCACACGCTGTTCGGCGCGGCCGCGGTGCCGGCCGGCGGGGCCGCGGTGCTGTGGGCGATGATCCCCGAGGGGGAACGCGTCGACGCCGTTCCGCTGGTCTTCGCGGGGGTGCTGATCGTCTACCCCTCCCTGGTCTATGCCGCCGAGCGGCTGATCGGCGGGATGCTGGGCGCGGTCGCCGTCGCGGCCGCCGCGACGGCGGCGGCGATCCCGGCGGTCGCACAACCGCGTGTCGCGGCCGCCGGGCTGGCGCTCATGGCGTGCTGGGGGCTCGTCCACAGCCTCTACCACCTCAGCGGCGGCAAACTGGGGCCGCGCACGGCCGCCGGGGACGCGGTGCTGGCCGAGGCGCACGCGCGGCCGGGCGGCGGCGGTCCCACCGCAGAGGCACTGCGGTCGAGTGCCCTGCTGGGCTTCCGGGCGCTGCGCCGCGGCCGGCACCTGCCGGTGATCGACCTGGACGATCCCGACTGCGCCGAGTTCGCCGCGGTACGTTCGTTCGCCGCGGCGTGCGGAACGGGTGTGGGCCGCCCCAACAGCGGGCTGGGCGGCAACTTCGGCGGTGACGGCGGCAGCGGCGACTGGCGCGGCGAGGGCACCGCCTCCACGGCGATCCGCCGACGGCCAGGGGACGGCACGGGCGGCACGGGCGGGCCGAGCGGCCCGCAGGCCGCGGCCTGA
- the ybaK gene encoding Cys-tRNA(Pro) deacylase, with amino-acid sequence MSGKQTPATVAAARAGIAYRLHTYETAGRAEPGSSYGAEAADALGVSPDRVFKTLVAEVDGRLTVGAVPVSGGLDLKALAAAAGGKRAAMADPADAERATGYVRGGISPLGGRKRLRTVVDSSVADHDTVFVSAGRRGLQMELSPGDLLRAADAATARITEAAAG; translated from the coding sequence GTGAGCGGCAAGCAGACACCGGCCACGGTCGCGGCCGCGCGCGCCGGCATCGCCTACCGGCTGCACACCTACGAAACCGCCGGCCGGGCCGAACCGGGCTCCTCCTACGGCGCCGAGGCCGCCGACGCGCTCGGGGTGAGCCCGGACCGGGTGTTCAAGACGCTGGTCGCCGAGGTCGACGGGCGCCTGACGGTGGGCGCGGTACCGGTCTCCGGCGGTCTGGACCTCAAGGCGCTGGCCGCGGCAGCGGGCGGCAAGCGCGCGGCCATGGCCGATCCCGCTGACGCCGAGCGGGCCACGGGCTACGTGCGCGGCGGCATCAGCCCGCTGGGCGGGCGCAAGCGGCTGCGCACGGTCGTCGACTCCTCGGTCGCCGACCACGACACCGTGTTCGTCTCGGCGGGTCGGCGCGGCCTGCAGATGGAGCTCTCCCCCGGCGACCTGCTGCGCGCCGCGGACGCCGCCACCGCCCGCATCACGGAGGCGGCCGCGGGCTGA
- a CDS encoding LON peptidase substrate-binding domain-containing protein, translated as MPHRLPLFPLNSVLFPGAPLPLRVFEERYRRLVADVLEEPGHAAAGTFGVVGIELGHEVGDASAPQLAGVGCTAEIRSARRHSDGTYDLVVAGGSRFRLDTVQESDGDTPYLRAETTFLPDELGDGADEYAERVGRLFGVYCERLRGVGVSAEPPREFPSAPLPLSYAVAAAMVVDQSDKQGLLEADHAAQRLQLAAELLRRENRVLTSLPVLPPGRLLQPEVNLN; from the coding sequence ATGCCACACCGGTTGCCGCTCTTTCCGCTGAACAGCGTGCTCTTCCCCGGCGCGCCCCTGCCGCTGCGCGTGTTCGAGGAGCGCTACCGCCGACTCGTGGCCGACGTGCTGGAGGAACCCGGCCACGCCGCCGCGGGCACCTTCGGCGTCGTGGGCATCGAACTGGGCCACGAGGTGGGCGACGCCTCGGCCCCCCAGCTCGCGGGGGTCGGCTGCACCGCCGAGATCCGCTCGGCCCGCCGCCACTCCGACGGCACCTACGACCTGGTGGTCGCCGGGGGCTCGCGGTTCCGGCTGGACACGGTGCAGGAGTCCGACGGCGACACCCCCTACCTGCGCGCCGAGACCACGTTCCTGCCCGACGAGCTCGGCGACGGCGCCGACGAGTACGCTGAGCGGGTGGGCCGCCTGTTCGGGGTCTACTGCGAGCGCCTGCGCGGCGTCGGCGTCTCCGCCGAGCCGCCGCGGGAGTTCCCCTCGGCTCCCCTGCCGCTGTCCTATGCCGTCGCCGCGGCGATGGTCGTCGACCAGAGCGACAAGCAGGGACTGCTGGAGGCCGACCACGCCGCACAGCGCCTGCAACTGGCCGCCGAGCTGCTGCGCCGCGAGAACCGCGTGCTCACCTCGCTGCCGGTGCTCCCGCCCGGGCGGCTGCTGCAGCCCGAGGTCAACCTCAACTGA
- a CDS encoding ferritin encodes MNATTRTSEHGLSKFHRLLLDQVGHEFTASHQYFALAAWFDERDLPGVARLFYRQSLEERDHATMMVRYLIDNGVAPDIPGVGEIRTDFAEPRELVALALRQEQQVTEQIKQLAEAARDERDYTGEQFLNWFLQEQVEEVSTMSTLLNVVDRGNGNMFDVETWVHRELSGHSDDPHAPETAGPLVG; translated from the coding sequence ATGAACGCGACGACACGGACCTCCGAGCACGGCCTTTCCAAGTTCCACCGCCTCCTCCTGGACCAGGTGGGACACGAATTCACCGCCTCGCACCAGTACTTCGCGCTGGCGGCCTGGTTCGACGAGCGGGACCTGCCGGGGGTCGCGCGCCTGTTCTACCGCCAGTCGCTGGAGGAGCGCGACCACGCGACGATGATGGTCCGCTATCTGATCGACAACGGCGTGGCCCCCGACATTCCCGGCGTGGGCGAAATCCGGACCGACTTCGCCGAGCCGCGCGAACTCGTCGCACTGGCCCTGCGCCAGGAGCAGCAGGTGACCGAGCAGATCAAGCAGCTGGCCGAGGCCGCCCGCGACGAGCGCGACTACACCGGCGAGCAGTTCCTCAACTGGTTCCTGCAGGAGCAGGTCGAGGAGGTGTCGACCATGTCGACGCTGCTCAACGTGGTCGACCGGGGCAACGGCAACATGTTCGACGTCGAGACCTGGGTGCACCGCGAGCTGTCCGGCCACTCGGACGACCCGCACGCGCCCGAGACCGCCGGCCCCTTGGTCGGCTGA